In Ptychodera flava strain L36383 chromosome 21, AS_Pfla_20210202, whole genome shotgun sequence, a genomic segment contains:
- the LOC139121865 gene encoding alpha-methylacyl-CoA racemase-like — protein MALTGIRVLEMAGLAPAPMAGMILSDFGAKVVRVDRVKQSDTVDRLARGKKSIAVDVKSKEGTNLLRKLCLQSDVLIDPYRPGVMENMGLGPDSLMKEHPELIYARLTGFGQYGPFKSMAGHDLNYLSISGVLSMLGRRGENPLAPVNLLADFAGGGVMCSMGIMMALFDRTKTGKGQIVDASMVEGAAYVGSWLWRSQDMKFAWPTEVRGKNLLDSGAPFYDTYMTKDGKYMAVGAIEPQFYALVLKGLDLTEDELPGSQMDVEQWPKVKEVFAEVFATKTQSEWCSEFDSTDACVTPVLSLEGAATHPHNASRGSFFMNQNKKYEPRPAPRLSATTGISGVKASPLIGQHTKEVLLEAGFSDGEIARLADNEIIEISDYDELD, from the exons ATGGCACTGACCGGTATTCGAGTTCTTGAGATGGCAGGTCTTGCACCTGCACCAATGGCCGGAATGATCCTGTCGGATTTTGGAGCAAAGGTCGTCAGGGTTGACCGGGTCAAACAGAGTGACACTGTTGACAGGTTGGCCAGAGGAAAAAAGTCCATTGCAGTTGATGTCAAATCCAAAGAAGGGACAAATCTTTTGAGGAAACTGTGCCTGCAATCAGATGTCTTGATAGATCCATACAGACCAG GCGTAATGGAAAACATGGGACTTGGACCAGATTCTTTGATGAAGGAACATCCAGAGTTGATCTATGCAAGACTTACAGGGTTTGGTCAGTATGGACCTTTCAAAAGTATGGCTGGACATGATCTCAACTACTTGTCTATTTCAG GTGTTTTATCAATGCTTGGAAGGCGGGGAGAGAATCCACTCGCTCCGGTCAATCTATTAGCTGATTTTGCTGGTGGTGGCGTGATGTGTAGTATGGGCATTATGATGGCTCTGTTTGACAGAACTAAAACAGGAAAGGGGCAGATTGTGGATGCCAGCATG GTTGAAGGTGCAGCTTATGTGGGTAGCTGGCTATGGAGGTCACAAGACATGAAGTTTGCTTGGCCGACCGAAGTCCGTGGAAAGAATTTACTTGACTCTGGAGCACCATTCTATGATACCTACATGACAAAGGATGGTAAATACATGGCAGTGGGTGCCATTGAGCCGCAGTTTTATGCTCTTGTACTGAAAg GCCTTGATCTCACAGAGGATGAGTTACCTGGAAGTCAAATGGATGTAGAACAGTGGCCAAAGGTCAAAGAAGTCTTTGCAGAAGTCTTTGCAACAAAAACACAGAGTGAGTGGTGCTCAGAGTTCGACTCCACAGACGCATGTGTAACACCAGTGCTGTCACTAGAGGGCGCTGCCACTCATCCGCACAATGCATCAAGGGGAAGTTTCTTCATGAATCAAAACAAGAAATATGAACCCAGGCCAGCGCCACGGCTGTCTGCAACAACAGGCATATCAGGTGTAAAAGCATCTCCTCTCATTGGGCAGCACACCAAAGAAGTGCTGCTTGAAGCAGGGTTTTCTGATGGGGAGATAGCTCGTCTTGCAGACaatgaaatcattgaaatttcGGACTATGATGAACTAGATTGA